A segment of the Kazachstania africana CBS 2517 chromosome 2, complete genome genome:
AGAACACAACCAAGTTTTGGTTCATTTAGAATTTCGAGCTCTGAAGCTTTCTTGTATAATTCAACATCTGATGgtaattcatcatcttttaACATCCATTCACCGAACTCATCTAATTTGGTTAATTCTGGTGACAACGTTGATGAACTTACTTGTAATTCTTTCGCACGCTTTCTAATAGCTTCTTCTGACATATCAACCGCCCattcatcatcttttaCTTCAATTTGTTCCAAAGTAGAAGCTGCAGCATTGATTTGACGGGctaattcatcatcatcttcttcgtcattTTGACTAGATTCTTCCTTTTGTTTCCCTTGAGCAATATCACTGATGGAAACACCACCACCACGAACATTAGCTGAAGCGGTAGCagccttcttctttttcttagAACCGGTATCTATGGATGCAGGAGGGTTCTTTAGAATGAAAGAAGATAATTTGTGTCTTAAATCCATTGGAGTTCTCTTACCACATGCTTTACAGTCTCTAACTAAATCACTGCTCTTAGTAATAATGATTTCGGTTTCAGGATTCTTACAACTGCCACAAAGAACAAACTTGTTAATGAAACCGTCAAGAACATCTTGTAATTTGGCGGGTTCGTGGACACCATTAACCAAATAACGATCCTTATCAACGGAAATGGAGGTTTGAGTACCTAACTCGAACCCGAAATATTTGACTAGATATGCAGTTGGTCTATTCAAAGCACGGGCAACGTCAGAAACGTTTAATAATGCAGTCTTGATACCGTTACCTCTACCTTCAACCTTAGCCTGGATAGGAGGCATCTTATAACGGTAAAAGGGATCATGGTTATCTCTACAAATATTGATGGACATCTTTAACTATACTATTGATTCTAAAACCGTGATTAAATCAAACTAAACGTAGTGTTCTTTATCAAAGTTATAGTGTCTTTTGGCTTCACCATCGCAAATTTTTTCACTCTTCAAtatctgaaaaaaaaaaaatccgTAATAGATGATTCCATTTttgtaatatatatatatatatatatacactaTAGAGCAATTCAGCTAGCAGTATTGCCAGCATCAGAGCTTCAGGTTACCAGGATGTCCAACGATGTTGTGAGAGATAGGTTTCTAGCGATTATGCAGTCGAAGTTGTATACGCAGTTCAATGCTGAAGAGACTGCTAAACTGCACGGTGAATTATCCGTATTTCTGCAATATAATGAAGTGTCAATCAAGGAGACGGATTATCTTTCATTGTGCGAGATGTTATTCTATCTTTGTGTCTATTTGTCGAAGGATGTTGATGCCCAGATCATTTACAACTCATTGAGGGATAGATTAGGCGAGAATTCTGCTAAATTGCAAGTGATGAATGCCACATTGTTacaaatcaatgaaaatgatacgATCGCCAGTAAGTATctagaaaaattaataagAGACTCATATGAATATGATTCTGATTCTAGGAGCTATCTCATCGTAGCTAAGAAATTACtctcattgaaaataggCAAGTTAAGTaacgaaaatgaaattctcAAAGAGTTAATCTCATTAGTGGAGAAATTCCCGTTAGATGCAGAGTTATGGTGTTACATGGGTGAAATTTATTGGAAGATGGGACAACTCAGTCGTTCAATATACTGTTTTGAAGAGGTTCTCGTTATAATGCCCTTCAATTATGTCATCTTTAGTAGAATCGCTGAATTGTACTATTACAAAGCACGTCGTTTAGATAAGGGTAAACAGAAGATGGAAGAATCATTGAACAAAGGGTTAAAGAATGCATTGAGATCAGGAGAATTGAGTGAATCGTATCTCAAGGGTTGGTCGCTCGTTGCCACGATTAGTAAATTATTAGGTGACAAGAAAGATGTTCTTAACGTGGCAACTAAACGACTAGTTGAAATATCTAAAATATCTAATGAAAAGGATAAAATAACAGCCGAATATATTTTGGATCAATTAAGcttgaagaaatagaaatttttatatcaatttatgtaaatattattaaaacTGAATAACTTCACATTGTCTTTTAACCAATGGTATATGCTCCACAACCCAATTACTATCTCTTAGCAATGCCTTTGGATCTCGAGAATGCGCCAAGACACGTTTTTGATTGGCCATTAGATCATTATATTCACTTTCGTATTGTTTAAATTCTCTAATgactttattttcatcaaattcgaCATAAATTCTAGTGTCATAAACTCTTACAATAACGTCGTCAACTCTTAGAAAGAATCTGCTCAAAAGAAGCAGTCTTTCATTCATAACACGGATTTTGACATTCAAGATAGATATACCATTATCAGccaattcatcttcaaacAAGATCATgtcatcaaaaaataatatttgatcTGGTTTTGATAGTTTATCAATCGGTAAGACTAGATCATTATCAGTCTTGAAATCAATTACATCATTATCGTTATAATTAATAACCGTACCTTTATATTCTGTGCTGTAAGTCCAATCGTAATTCTTGACGATATTCAATGATTCTGAactaatttcaaagagaTCATCTTCATGAACTTCCTTTGCCGTCGTCTTAAGCTTCGAGTTAATCCAATCTTTGGAATATGATACCCTGATTCCAGAATCCTCCAGATTTACCATCGACAAGGCATCCAAGGCCCTGAAGTCTATAGACCAATTTTTCTCCACATTCTTTATTGATATGTAATTATTACCGAAGATCATTTCAGGTAAGGCGCCCAGCCCACTAAGCTTATTCGTTTCCCAGTCTTCCAACTCTTCAGAATTCAATATAGGTCTCTTTCTCGATGTGATCGTCCAATTATTAATCGATATAGACGGATTATCTTCCAAAGGATATGTAGCCACCGGTGATGGTATTATCATTCTCCCACAATGCTTGCAGGGCGGATTATTCGCACTATTACACACGTGTCTCGGGATAGGCTCCTTAAAGAAGCTTGCGCTGCTCTTCGCCATCGTTGTCGTTGTCGTCGTAGTCTGCATGGCTCTTTCATTCCGTGGATTGCGAGCATTAACCGTCCTTGCATGCAACTCTCTTGCCGCAGTTATCTCAATGGTATTAATCCCAGGCCTTACTGTCCTTTTCAAGGACTTTTCCACGTCTCTATCAGCCATTTACTCACTAGTTCTATCTTTATATCTACGCCTCTTTGAAAAGCTTAAACTTCAATATACTTTAATATCAATGAGTTTTTTTCCTACTTGAAAATCACAAACTGAATAGTATATATTAAACTGGCATACGATACTGACAGTTAGAAAGGTGCAAACATGACGGATAGACTAACACAACTGCAGATATGTTTGGATCAAATGATGGAGCAATTCTGTGCAACGTTGAATTATGTGGACAAGAATCACGATTTTACACCACTTCATGAAGGTGAATTGAAGATGGCCGATAAACATGCAACTATTGCAACTGAGGAAGATTATACGAATACTATCGATGAGTTATCGACTgatataatattgaaaacgCGACAGattatgaaattgatagattCTTTGCCTGGGGTGGATGTTTCTGCGAATGAACAACTGGCGAAGATCAATTCGTTACAACAGAAGTTAGTGGATGTGGAAGAACAAAAACTAGA
Coding sequences within it:
- the TIF5 gene encoding translation initiation factor eIF5 (similar to Saccharomyces cerevisiae TIF5 (YPR041W); ancestral locus Anc_7.459) is translated as MSINICRDNHDPFYRYKMPPIQAKVEGRGNGIKTALLNVSDVARALNRPTAYLVKYFGFELGTQTSISVDKDRYLVNGVHEPAKLQDVLDGFINKFVLCGSCKNPETEIIITKSSDLVRDCKACGKRTPMDLRHKLSSFILKNPPASIDTGSKKKKKAATASANVRGGGVSISDIAQGKQKEESSQNDEEDDDELARQINAAASTLEQIEVKDDEWAVDMSEEAIRKRAKELQVSSSTLSPELTKLDEFGEWMLKDDELPSDVELYKKASELEILNEPKLGCVLAQCLFTEDIVSEVSEHTAFLTKVLANEDFEKNFLGGIERFLGLDHKDLIPQLPKILVQLYNNDIVSEEVIINFGTKVSKKFVPKEVSKKVRRAAKPFITWLENAESDDDEE
- the EMC2 gene encoding Emc2p (similar to Saccharomyces cerevisiae YJR088C; ancestral locus Anc_7.458); translation: MSNDVVRDRFLAIMQSKLYTQFNAEETAKLHGELSVFLQYNEVSIKETDYLSLCEMLFYLCVYLSKDVDAQIIYNSLRDRLGENSAKLQVMNATLLQINENDTIASKYLEKLIRDSYEYDSDSRSYLIVAKKLLSLKIGKLSNENEILKELISLVEKFPLDAELWCYMGEIYWKMGQLSRSIYCFEEVLVIMPFNYVIFSRIAELYYYKARRLDKGKQKMEESLNKGLKNALRSGELSESYLKGWSLVATISKLLGDKKDVLNVATKRLVEISKISNEKDKITAEYILDQLSLKK
- the TIP41 gene encoding Tip41p (similar to Saccharomyces cerevisiae TIP41 (YPR040W); ancestral locus Anc_7.457) codes for the protein MADRDVEKSLKRTVRPGINTIEITAARELHARTVNARNPRNERAMQTTTTTTTMAKSSASFFKEPIPRHVCNSANNPPCKHCGRMIIPSPVATYPLEDNPSISINNWTITSRKRPILNSEELEDWETNKLSGLGALPEMIFGNNYISIKNVEKNWSIDFRALDALSMVNLEDSGIRVSYSKDWINSKLKTTAKEVHEDDLFEISSESLNIVKNYDWTYSTEYKGTVINYNDNDVIDFKTDNDLVLPIDKLSKPDQILFFDDMILFEDELADNGISILNVKIRVMNERLLLLSRFFLRVDDVIVRVYDTRIYVEFDENKVIREFKQYESEYNDLMANQKRVLAHSRDPKALLRDSNWVVEHIPLVKRQCEVIQF
- the SRB7 gene encoding Srb7p (similar to Saccharomyces cerevisiae SRB7 (YDR308C); ancestral locus Anc_5.329), with protein sequence MTDRLTQLQICLDQMMEQFCATLNYVDKNHDFTPLHEGELKMADKHATIATEEDYTNTIDELSTDIILKTRQIMKLIDSLPGVDVSANEQLAKINSLQQKLVDVEEQKLEAIKKKESLLKDVNGLIETFVSGIAESRKSQN